The Calliopsis andreniformis isolate RMS-2024a chromosome 5, iyCalAndr_principal, whole genome shotgun sequence nucleotide sequence tctttctgaaaatataaatccaATATTTTAGATCTTAAGGCCTTATCTCGAATTTGTTGAAAGTCTGATATATGTAGACCATTTTGGTTTAATGCCACAGATATAATTTTCAAATAAGATTCGACAGATCAGGTCCAAATCATTCGATTACATATCAAGCTATTGAACTCATGCAGCACACATTTGAGGAATAAACGAAGAGGGTATCGCTTCATCGTTCACCTTTGTACCAAATGAAAGCGATAACCTTCAAGATCGTCGCAGCACAGCCTATTGTCTTCACCGAATCTCGCACAAATACTCTTAGTGCAAACAAAGGCACGTGCATAGAACAAGAGGTAAGATATCACTGATTTGCGGCACGAATATCTAGCTGCTTAATCTATCAGAATCTATCTAATCTACTAATCTccttatttaaaattattcattcgaTAATCGGTCAAATAATCGAAAGACGCTTGCTCATTTTGTATTCAAATAAATACACGTTCCAGAGAAGTCCCTAATCTAAGTCTGTTTAGTAACACCGAATCGACGTATCTGTTATCATATCCTTATGTAAAAATTCGTGAAATTTTTATATCTCTGACGTCTTTCTTTTTCTGTCTCGCCAAGGCAATCATGCAAGGTAGTCATCAATTTCACGCATTACTCATCAAAACAAAACAGAGAAGCTGTTCGTAAATATTGACTCGAAAAACCTATTCTGTGCAAACAGTGCGTCGATTACATTATTCATTATTAGTAATGAATCACGATTTTTTTCTTACGTACTGTTTATTACTGTGATTTATTACACCTAACCTTGTCGCTCTAGTCAAGAAACGAaagtgagaactgatgttttttGATCAGAGCAAAATATACGCAGGCTTATTTGTTCAACCAAACTGTAGACATATCGCATTTGGTATGAAACAGCGTTGTTTTTTTCTATTTTGTAACTCGGAAGCGTTTCGTTTTTAGACAGCTTATTTACCAACACTTTTTTTGCTAATTTTGACGAGCGTAGGCGCGTGCCAAGTTCCCACAATAAATTCGtggtcaccctgtatatatgaaACGATCCTTACATAGATACACggatttaaaaataaaacttgTCCTATCTGGTGGAGGGACATTTATACGCTAGCTGCTATTACGACTAAATGAGCTACATTAAAGAAGAATATGCGACTGAAGAGTGAATGTGCCCTATTCGGTCTCAAAGGGGATACGTTTTCTCGTTGCTTAACGGCGGCTTGAGTAAATAGAGAGTCATTGCATAATTAGGTAATTCAGCTATCAATGCTAATATGATTTTAACGGACCTTAAACCTCAGCAACGTGCTCGCTATACACACTACCCTGCATAAGTAGTTGAACCTTTCACACGATTGGGAATGCGTGaaatacacttttttatttacGCTAGCTGATATCAGATGTTCTGATCAAtatttgtaaaccttatatGATAGTCGTCTGAGATAAGGTCTGTAGGTAAAAGTATATTAAAGACTTTTAGTTGAAGAGTACTTCATACAATTTCCTATAATGTAAAATTGTGAAGTTCAAACGCATATGCGCAGTAGTGTACGTGTGCAACAGGCGCGCCGTGCAAAGTTGACTTCACCGCGTGACAGAGAAATACGCGTTAAGAGACACTGGTTAACGCGTCTGCAGTGTATAACTTAGTTTCACAATGATACGTTAAAATTACAGTCGAACATATGCTCGATACTGAATAGAAATTCGAGTTTAGTCATTTGTAGCGGTGGAACAAGTGGATTTTTAACAGCGCAGATAACAACCACCACTGCGCGGCAAGGTTTCCCAAGCAATTGATAAAACATATTAACGAAACAAAGCATACCGAGTATATCTATTTTCAATGGCGTTGTCGACATTCTCCTCGTAGAAAAGCGGCATAGACACTTTCAGAATCACTTTCTTCCCACGTGGATAACGTTAAAACACAAGATAGCGCACacaaacacgaataattgtgatAAGttatgaaagaaatattaatatgtACTGTTCAGGAAAATATTACAATACGCATCTTTCACTTTAACTTTCTTTTATAATATAACTCCaatttgttatatttttttctatcttTGTAGGTACTGAGGtcctttatatcgtcttttaattTTTACGATTTTTAAACTTGTATTATGTGTTTGCACAGTATttaaaaaaccataacaatcaactGCGTTTGTTTGATATCGTGAAGTTACGTAAATGCACGATGCGTATCGTTCGCCGTCGACAGATCGACTGAATCAGTGAACGTACATGTCACGCTTTGTATCAGCGCCTTATCAACTTTTACTGTGTTTCGGATAAGCTTTGATCTATACGTCTATTTGCACAAAATCGGGGCGCTACTGCTAAACTTCTTTGCCATCAAAATATTTGAGTAATCTCGTTGGGTATGGTAAACGCTACCATACGCCCACGAAGGCACATATCCAAACGCTTTTTCGCTGTTGgcattaaaatacaatgttTCTTATTAGTCATTTTTTAGTGCGTATACGTTTAAAATAGACTATATACCTACTAGGAGAGAAATCATTTAACGTTGTAACCTGTAATAGTATTCATctattaaaaagaaatatattttgtcTAATATACGTTCTATACATGATTCTGTACAGTGCATAAGCAATATATATGCCTCTCTTTCACATAatagtaatattatatataatacaatttatttACGACGAGAATCACTTCGTCTACTTTTGTCGTCCCTTAATTTCTGCGATTTTTCGCCTCTTCGTCGTTTATTTAGCGGATTTCGAGGATCGTAAATCTCGAACCAGTCATCGTCCTTTGTACTTGCGTCTTTGGCAAGAACTGGAGCTTTTTCCTCGCAATGTAATGCGTGTACCATCCAAGATTCATCAGATGGATCGAAATCGTCCTCTTTACTAGTTTCTTTTTTTGGTGGACTCGGCGACCTCTCCTTTTTGGTTTCTTTGGCGCTTTGAAGCTTCGACTTAAATTTATTTAACAAATCCATCGTGAAATCTTCACGACTTTTACCTTTTTTAGGCAGTTTTGATTTTGCCTCTTTATACTTTTCCTGAGTTTCAACGTACTCTTTCATAATCTCtgtttttttctctttcttttcttccaatccctgttgtatctttttatcCTCCTCCTTTGCTCGTTTCTCATTTCTGACGTCACGTTTTAAATCTCGAATTTCTTTCCTAATTTCTTCCCTGTATAAGTTTaatcataaatatttatatacaatTGCCTGAGagatattaagaaacaatacgtACGCTCGCCTTTTCTTCTCATCGTCTCTATCCTTTCCAAGGTAGTACTCATCTTCTTTTACATCTTTGTCATCTTCAACATCATCCACCTTATAATTCTCTCCCTTCTTCGGTTCCTTTTTCGTATCTTTCAGTTTATTCTTAATCCTTTCTTTCATTGCTCTAAAGTCATAGTATCATACTTAGAAATATGCTCTTTCggctaaaaataaattaaatatgatAAACTtactct carries:
- the LOC143179488 gene encoding spliceosome-associated protein CWC27 homolog isoform X2, whose translation is MANADKDDNGSQFFFTLGPTPELQNKHTIFGKVTGETIFNMLKLEEALVDENDRPLYPPKILKTEILNNPFSDIVPRVTARKAEEGKESTKSKKAGVKNFNLLSFGEEAEEDEEESVILNKQFSGKGKSAHDHLSDPKLSAQPAVEPAGPPSKKKKEDRSSDWESDEETKTPEELETIKKEKEAMKERIKNKLKDTKKEPKKGENYKVDDVEDDKDVKEDEYYLGKDRDDEKKRRAEEIRKEIRDLKRDVRNEKRAKEEDKKIQQGLEEKKEKKTEIMKEYVETQEKYKEAKSKLPKKGKSREDFTMDLLNKFKSKLQSAKETKKERSPSPPKKETSKEDDFDPSDESWMVHALHCEEKAPVLAKDASTKDDDWFEIYDPRNPLNKRRRGEKSQKLRDDKSRRSDSRRK